The Novibacillus thermophilus genome segment GTTCCCGCTGGCGACTGCGTTTTGTCAATACGTTCAAGACGAGGCGTTCTCCGGCTAATCCTTCCGCCGACCAGGCTGTTACGCCAAATCCTTCTTTCCGCAATTTGGGCGCCATGTCAGAATCGTCCCGCCTCGTCGTGACCTGAACCATGATATAGCCCATCGCCATTTTTTCCTCGATCAGCGACCCCGTGTACACGCCGATGGCAAATCCAAGGCAGTAGACGACGAGGTTGTACCACGTATCCATATTGGCGAGAACTGCTGACAATCCTAGAATGTAAATAAACACCTCAACGAAACTGATGAGGGAAGCGAGGCTGCGGTTTCCTTTCATCATAATGATTAAGCGCAGTGTCGAGATGCTGACGTAGGCAACTTGAACAACGAGAATGAACAAGACGATCCCCAACAGTTATCCCTCCCTGTACGACTGCGGTGAGACATCCGTAATGTAACACGAGGAGCGGGGATTTGGAATAGACGGTGACGCCTCAATTTTGACAAAACGGTAGCAAAATGAATGGGATGTCCGCTGGCACGGTTTTTGTTGACATCGGCGGACCATTGCTCTACACTCTAAATGTAAACCAATTATAATAAATAAGTTAACAATTGTACCGAAAGGATGGAAGACATGGGATCGAGACGTTTACGCATGCAGATGATGGCGGCGCTGTTCGCCGGGATCACCGCAGCTTGTGCACAAATCGCCTTTCCTGTACCGTTTTCACCGGTTCCGTTCACCGGGCAAACACTGGCCGTCGCTTTGGCCGCAACAATACTGGGAGCGCGCTACGGGGCTTTGTCGATGCTGATATACACTCTCATGGGGGCTGTAGGGATGCGCGTGTTTGCAGAATTTAGTGGAGGGTTACACGTTCTCGTCGGACCGACGGGGGGATTCATATTCGGATTCATCTTAGGAGCTTACGTGACAGGAAAAACGATTGAACTGCACCGCAACCCCGGGTTTCTGTGGGCCGTGTTTGCCAACGCTGTCGGATTAGTCATCATCTTTGCGGCAGGGACGGCTCAATTAAAGTTCGTGGCCGACTTAGGCTGGAGAGAAGCGGCGTTAGCCGGAGTCGTCCCGTTCATTCCGACAGGTGTGTTGAAAGTTGTCCTTGCGTCTGCCGTCGGCATTGTCGTCAGGAGGCGCCTGCAGCATATGGGTGTGTTGCATCAACCGGTGCGTCAGAAGACAGCTTGATCGCGTTCTCCTAGTCGCGGTAAACTGACTGTCACAACGGACTCCCTTGCCTTGGACACAAGGAGGGTCTCTTTTTGTCAACGGAAAGTAGCCCGAAGGCCTACCCTTGTGTCCCCGTCGATTTTCACCTGATGCGGCGTTGGTGAAAGCGTGATAAGACGGCGGAATGGAGAGAAATGTGTTATACTTTTTGCAGAAGAAAACAGTGGAGGAAAGAGATGCGTTTCGTTGTAGCACCAGATTCTTTTAAAGGGAGTTTGACTGCCGTAGAAGTCGGCCGGCTGATTGAAAAAGCTCTGCTGCGGGAAATGCCGGACGCCCATGTCGATGTCGTTCCGATGGCGGACGGCGGGGAAGGGACGGTGGAGTCGTTTCTCTTTGCCGTAGAGGGGCAGCGCCTCGACCTGAGTGCGACAGGTCCGACGGGCGAGAGGATACCGACATTTTATGGCCTTTTACACGACGGGGAGACGGCTGTCATCGAGGTGGCGGCGGTGGCCGGTCTCACGCTCGTTCCGGAAGGGAAGCGCAACCCCCTCTATTTGACGACGTACGGCGTCGGTGAGTGTCTGCTCCACGCACTGGACCAAGGGGTCAAACGCATCGTCGTCGGGCTCGGCGGAAGCGCGACGAATGACGGCGGGTTGGGCATGCTGCAAGCCCTCGGCGTTACCTTTCGCGACGGAGACGGAAAACGAGTGGAGCCTTTTGCCGCATCGCTGTCCAGGGTGCAGTTCGTCGATTACGGTACCATCGATCCGCGCATCAAGGAAGTCGACGTCCGAGTCGCGTGCGACGTAGACAATCCGCTGTGTGGTCCGAGGGGGGCGACGCACGTTTTCGGCCCGCAAAAAGGTCTTCGTCCAAATCAACTGGAAAGGGTGGACGCAGACCTCGCATCGTACGCAGAGCGCGTGGAAGCCCATGTGAACCAAGCGTTCCAGCACCATCCAGGTGCAGGGGCGGCTGGCGGTCTCGGCTTTGCCATGCTCTCTATAGGAGCTTCCCTCGAATCGGGGGCGGCCCTCGTCGCTGAAACCGTCGGCATGAAAGAGCGGTTGAGGTCGGCCGACTGGCTCGTCACGGGCGAAGGAAAGACCGACAGTCAGACACTGCACGGCAAAGTGCCGTACTACTTGGCCAAGCTGGCGAAAGAATGCGGGACCCCGACGATTTTGATGTCCGGCAGTTTGGCAGGAGATGTGGAGCCGCTTTACGACGTGTTTGCCAGCATGCACGCCATCCCGAGGGGGCCGATGACGCTCGAGGAGGCCCTCGGCCAGGCTGAAGCGCTCATTTACGACAAAGCGCGAAACATCGCGCGGTTGCTCAACGTACAACACAAAAGGTGAGCAGGATTAAGTACAGATTGACGATAATGCGATGAGGTGATAAGCGTGATTGAACAAATTCGACACTATTTAGGAGATGAGGCCGACGATTTGCTGCACCACGAGTGCAAAACGATTCCAAAGGAGCAGTTAGTTTTGCCTTCGCCCAATTTTGTCGACGACGTCGTCGCCAACTCCGACCGCAACAATCAAGTTCTTAAAAATTTACAGTGGATGTTTAATACCGGTCGACTGGCTCACACGGGTTACCTCTCCATCCTGCCGGTCGACCAGGGCATCGAACATTCGGGAGGGGCTTCCTTTGCCAAAAACCCCGCCTATTTCGACCCGGAAAACATCGTCAAATTGGCCATAGAAGGCGGATGTAACGCCGTTGCCTCTACATACGGTGTGTTGGGGGCAGTGTCCAGAAAATACGCGCACAAAATTCCGTTCGTCGTCAAAATCAATCACAATGAACTGCTCTCGTATCCGAATGCGTACGATCAAATTCTGTTTGCCAGCGTGAAGCAGTGTTGGGAAATGGGAGCAGCCGGAATCGGAGCCACGATTTACTTCGGTTCCAAAGAGTCGAACCGGCAGATTCAAGAGATCAGCGAGGCGTTTCAGTATGCCCACGAATTGGGGATGTTTACGATCTTGTGGTGCTATCTCCGCAACGAACACTTTAAAGTTGACGGCACCGATTACCATACGGCGGCTGACTTGACCGGTCAGGCGAACCACCTCGGTGTGACGATTGAGGCGGACATCATTAAGCAAAAACTCCCAACGTTAAACGGCGGATATAAGGCCATCCGCGCTGCTTCGGGGAAGAGCTACGGCAAGACTGATGAGCGCATGTACACTGAACTTACGACGGATCATCCCATCGATCTCACCCGTTATCAAGTGGCGAACGGTTATATGGGCCGGGCCGGTTTGATCAATTCAGGTGGCGCGTCAGGAGACAACGACTTTGCCGACGCAGTGAAAACGGCTGTCATTAACAAGCGGGCCGGCGGCATGGGCCTCATTTCGGGACGCAAAGCGTTTCAACGGCCGATGAGAGAAGGGGTGAAGCTGTTACACGCCATCCAGGACGTGTATTTGTGTGACGAAGTGACGATCAGCTGACGGCCTCAAATTTGGGGGAAGGGGGGAGTATGTTATAATAAACTTAGTCGTTTGTTTAATAGATTCATATAGAAAGGTGATGATGCGTCGTAATGGCACAACCGAAGTATATTACGAATATTGACCGGATTACACAGATCCCTGCGGCAGAGCGGGAGAAACTGAAGCAGATTACCGAAAAGTTTGTCTTCCGGGTGAACGATTACTATTTAAGTTTGATTGATTGGGATGATCCGAATGATCCGATCAGAAAACTGGTTATTCCGAACACGGGCGAACTGTCTGAAGAGTACGGCAGGTGGGATGCTTCAGATGAGGATACGAACTACGTCGTTCCCGGTTGCCAGCACAAATACAAAACGACGGCCCTCTTGATCTGCTCTGAAGTGTGCGGGGCGTACTGCCGATACTGTTTCCGCAAGCGCCTGTTCCGCCACGACGTGAAAGAAGCTATGTCTGACGTGGAACCGGGTCTCAAGTATATAAGCGAACACCCTGAAATCAACAACGTCTTGTTAACCGGCGGCGACCCCCTCATACTGGCCACGAAAAAAATTAAAATGATTCTCGAACGCCTCCGCGCCATCGATCATGTGAAAATTATCCGCATCGGTTCCAAACTTCCCGTCTTTAACCCGATGAGAATTTATGAAGATGAAGAACTCCTCCAAGTGATCCGCCAACACTCTTCGCCTGAAAAGCGCATTTACATTATGGCGCACGTGAACCACCCGCGGGAAATTACCGAACAAGCTCGCAAATGTTTCCAGGCACTGCACGATGCGGGAGCCATCGTCGTGAACCAGACCCCTGTACTCAAAGGCATCAACGACGATCCGGACGTCTTGGGAGAGTTGTTGGACAAGCTGTCGTGGGCTGGAGTGACGCCTTACTATTTCTTCGTCAACCGGCCGGTCAGGGGAAATCACGACTTTGTGCTGACGTTGGAAGAAGTGTACAACATCGTTGAGCAAGCGAAAGCGAAAACGTCGGGCCTCGGGAAACGCGTTCGCTTGTCGATGAGCCATACGTCAGGCAAAATTGAGATATTGGCCATTGAAAACGGCAAGGCGTATTTGAAATATCACCAGTCAAGGGACGGGAACTACGGCAAATTTATGGTGTTGGACTGCCCGAAAGATGCGACGTGGTTTGATGATCTGCCGGGTAATGAAAAGTATTGGAAGAAACCGGAGAAAAAAGTGGAAGAAATTGTCTCGGTCAACGAGTTGAGTGATATTCCTCAGAAAAAAAGGGTTGGTTCAGCTGCTGCCGCGAAGTAACGATTTTGCCGTACGCAAGAAAAGCGTCATCTTTGAATTGAACCTCTTCCGTACGGAAGAGGTTTTTCATCACTGATTTGGACTGCCCTACGAGAAAGGTGTGAGAGCGTGAAACAGACGGACGTATACCGGCACATAGCGGCTCAAAGACCGCACATGAGCAAATCGCAAAAAAAGATAGCAGAGTACATTTTAGAGAATCCGAATACCGTTCCGTTTTACACTGTGAGCAAACTGGCCAAAATGACAGGTGTGAGCGAAGCGACCATCGTCCGCTTTGCAACGTTTCTAGGGTATTCGGGGTACCCTGAAATGCAGCAGTACATGCTGGATTCCGTGGAAAAACAGTTGACGACGGCCGAACGGTTGGAAATGTCGAAAAGTGTGTACAACGAAGAGGAAAAAGGCATTTATGAAATTTTTCAAGACGACATCGCTAACATCAAGACGACGATGGAGACGCTGGACGTTACAGCTTTGCAGAGGGCGGCCGACACTTTGTTGAGCAGAGACAAAATTTACATCGTCGCCAGTCGCAGTGCCGTCTCCCTCGGATTTTTCCTCCACTACTATTTGGACATGATGTTGGGGAACTGTGAAATGGTACAGGCGGCTGATTCCGTTTACGAAAGGTTAGAGAGTTTGAATCAGAACGATGTCGTCGTCGGACTCAGTTTTGCCCGTTACACGCGAAAAACGATCGACATCGTCTCTTTTGCCAAAGACCGGGGCGCTGCCACAATTGCCATTACGGACAACCTGCTGTCCCCACTCGTTCCTTTCTCTGACATCACCCTTCTCTCATCAAGCCAGATGCCGACGTTCCTCGATTCGTTCGTCGGGCCCCTCAGTTTAATTAACGCCTTAATTGCCTACGTTGGCAAGCAAAAGGGTCAGGAGTTACATCGCCGTTTGAATAAGTTGGAGGACATTTGGGAGCGGTTTGACGTATTTTACCACAAAGAGGAAGATAAGAACACCATCAAGAAATAAAAATTACAAAATAAATTTCGTGATGAAATAATTATTGCATTTTCTCTCCACTCGATTATACTCTTAAGTAAGCACCCTTTATACACAATACGAGTTGAGTGGAGGATGATGATGGTAACCGGCGGATTGACAGATTCCGCAGTCAAAGGGTCGTCTGAGGCGTATGAGAGAGCGTGTCAAGTTCTTCCTGGAGGTGTTACGGCAAACATCAAGTACTTCGCCCCCCACCCCATCGTCATGAAGCGCGCTTGTGGCAGCAAACTGTTTGACGTGGACGGTCATGCATATATTGATTACATGTTGTGTTACGGTGCGCTCATAACAGGACACGGACACCCGCGGGTGTTGCAGGCGATTACGGATCAGATGAAGGAGATCGGTACGACCGTTTTCGGTACGCCGCACGAACTGGAGGCGGAACTGGCTGAAAAGTTGACGGACTTTTACCCTGGCGTCGATATGGTGCGATTTACGAACTCCGGTTTGGAAGCGACACTCCTTGCCATCCGAATAGCTAAGGCGTTTACCGGAAAAGAGAAAATCGCGAAATTCGAAGGACACTACCACGGCGGCTACAATCAGGTGCTCTTCAGCGTACACCCCGATCTCAACCGGGCCGGTGAGAGCGACCATCCTACTCCCGTCCCGGAGTCGACAGGAATGTCTGCCCACGACAGGACACAGACCGTCATTTTACCCTTTAACAATCTGGAGGCAACGGAACGCCTGCTCCGCCGGCACGCCGATGAGTTGGCGGCTGTGATCTTGGAGCCGGTTCAAGGTGGTTTCATTCCGGCCGAATTGGATTTTATCCACGGACTTAGAAAAGTGACGGAAGAATTGAACATCGTCCTCATTTTCGACGAAGTGAAAACAGGGTTCCGAGTGTCCCTCGGCGGAGCACAAAAAGTGTACGGCGTGAAACCGGATTTGACAGCACTCGGAAAAGTGTTGGGAGGCGGATTTCCCATCGGCGCGGTCGGGGGAAAGAAGGAAATGATGCAGATGACCGATCCGCGGCGGGGCCGTGACATTTTGTCCGCTGTTCACAGCGAGTCAGATGAGACGGACGTGTTGTTTCACAGCGGCACGTACAACGGTCATCCCATTGTGTTGGCCGCTGGTTTGGCCACGATACGGATACTGGAAGAAAAGGGAACGCTTGATGATTTGTCCGCCAAAACAGAGAGGCTGAGGCGCATGCTGGAGGAAGTGTACCTCCGTTACGGCGTGCCGATGCAGACTCTCGGTTGGGGCAGCATCTTCAATATCGTCTTGACCAATCGACCGGTGAAGAACTACCGCGACATGCACCAAGACAATCAGGCCCTTCGCAAAGCGCTCGATTACGAATTGCTGCGACTAGGTATTTACGTCAAACCGCTCAACCGTTACTCCATGTCGACCGCTCACGTCGAAGCTGACATTGAGCGCACAGTCGAAGCCCACGAATCCGCACTGAAAAAGATCGTCCCCCGTCATCCTGCACGATAATTTCTCAGAGAGATCTGTCAAGCGTCAGTGAAAATGTCCTATTAACTCGTCAGTGATTCTGTCCTATTTTAGTTATTCCCTCCATCCCGTTCAGGAGCGTAGCTTGTAGTGGCCCTTTCATCAAGGGTAAAGGCTTATACCCGAGTTTCACTCGCCCTTGATAAAAATGCCCACGACAAGCTCCCTGGCTAAAAGGGATGAAGGGATCACAGTCCGTATTCTAACGGCACAGTCTAGATTTTTTAAGCCCGTTGTCGTATCCTAGATTTAGATTGGGTGCGCCCATATTGGCGCCAAGGATGATTGAGTGCGGGCTTGTGAGGTTGTTTCTCCGAGCTCGCCTTTTGTTTTTGCAGCGACTGGCGTTTTGGTTTTACTGTTTCCTTTAGGGGGTAATCCACCCTTTGTGCCGGACAAATAGTCTTCCGTCTAATGTTTCTCGCACTTCGACACGGGTTTTGCGCGGGATGGTTTGTTGGTGATCCGAGCGATCTATTGTGTAGGTTTTTCCTTTGTAAGCAATTGTTTCTCCGGTTCCCAGAGTACGCTTTTCACGGTAGCAAAGAATTAGATCCAACGCTTGTCCTTGTTCCAAAGGGACAAACGCACTTTCTGGGTCACGCGGTTCAACCGCAAACTGTTCGTTATGCGCTTTGATCAACTCCGGCAGCACCGTGTTGGCCTCCTCAATGGTGTCGATGCCCCGGAGGCGCAACTCGACAATCCAACGGTCTTGTAGCGTTTGGAACAGCCGTTCAATCCGTCCCTTGGCTTGTGGTGTTAAGGCTTTGATATGAGTCACACCTAACTCTTCAAGGGCTTGTCCGAATTGCGACAAAGGAACGGGTTCTCCCGCCAATTCCTGCTCGATCGTTTGCTTCTCGTTAGGGGAACGGAAAATCATATGGCGATCCGAATACACACTCATCGGAATGCCAGTTTGCTCAATCATCTGTCGTGTCAGCCTAAAATAGCCCTCGGTGTCCTCCTGTGGCCGGAAAAGAGCAGCCACGACTTTTCCAGTGGCATCATCAATGGCGGCAAGAAGGGACATCGGTTCCGCTCGATCTTCCAACCAAGGGTGAGGGCTCCCGTCCATTTGGACTAACATGCCGGCTTGTGGCTTTCGCTCACGTGGCCGGTGCACGTTAGCCGGACGCCGTTTGCGTTTCGGTTTGATGCCGGCCTCAGAGCGAATGCGACGCACGGTTGACGGACTGACGTGAATTCCTTCGTACTTGGCCAACAATTCGGCAAAATGCACATCATTACACCCTTGATACGCATCGCTTTGGTGGAGCTCCAGAATTCTTTGACGTGTATTGTCAGACAGTGCGTGTGCCGATTTGCGTCCTTTGTTTTTGTGGATAATCCCCGTTTCCCCCTCCTCAAGCACCCGTTTTTTGAGACGACAAACCTGGCGGTAACTTAACCCAAGGAGTTCAGCGGCTTCACCTCCTGTGATCAAACCTTGAATCCAGCGATCAATGACGGTGTAACGCTTCAGCTCTTGTCTGCTCATGAATATGTTCTCTCCCATATGTGACATTTTCACTGACGCGTTACAATATGACAATATCACTGACGAACAACACCTACAATAAATAATATTGTATTATTATAAACAAATAGATATATCTAAATTTTTAAGGAGAGTGGTAGTATGTTGTTTTCAAAGGTCTTCCGAATGTTGTTTGTGTTTACTCTGTTGGTAGCAAGTTTAACTGGCTTTCAAGTATTCGATGTGCCACCAAAGGTTTACGCGGCTGAATCGCAGTCCCCTCACACCCCCATTGCTAGTGATGATTCGAACTATTTTAGCGATGTCAATCCGCCAAAAGACGCGATAATTAAAGAGAAGAATGGGTTCTTATCTCCTGGATTTTCCGGTTCTGGTACGCCGGGTGGGCAAAAATTACAAACCCCTAAGACATCTCAGATTAAACATATTGATTCTCCAATAGACACGTCTGATATAATTGGGGTAGACGACCGCTTGCGAGTTTCTGACACGACACTCTATCCCTATAGGGCAATTGTGCACATCCAGAGCAGTCTAGGCACTTGTTCAGGATGGTTAATTGGACCCTCTACAATCGCAACAGCAGGGCACTGTGTGTATGACGATATTAATAATGTCTGGGCAAGCGGGGTAACGGTCTATCCGGGGCGAGATGGAAACAAATTTCCTTATGGGTCCGTACCAGCTTATCGTCTCTTCACAGTAACAGGATGGACAGAGGGGAATCGTGAGTACGATTATGGGGCTATACAATTAAGTGAGCCAGTTGGTAATACCACCGGTTATTTTGGCTTTCGCTCAACCCCAGCTTCATTGAACGACATCATCGTTAATTTAAGCGGTTACCCGTCAGATAAACCATCCGGAACTCAATGGCAACACTCGAATAGGATTGTACAATCAGAGGATCGTCAACTATTCTATCCCATCGATACATTTCGTGGTCAAAGTGGGTCACCTGTCTACGAATTCAATAACCCGGATTGTGCCGGGCCGTGTGGGTTGGCTATTCATGCCTATGGTAGATACGGAGGTTCCAGCTTCAACAGGGGGACACGTATTAATTCAGATGTATTTGACAACCTTGTAACTTGGATAAACTATCCTGAACCTGAATAACCGTTGCTTCATTTGCATAAAAGTTCAAAGAGAGGGTATTACCCTCTCTGCCCTTTTCACAAGGAGTGGTCATCGTGAAAAAGTACAACACCATTATCCTTGCCATAATATTCACTCTTAACCTTGCTTTGTTTGGCTGCAGTTTTACTAGCGGGGATGTACATGATCAGGTCACAGTCGTAGGTCAAATTACTAATAAAAAGGGGGAACCTATCCCTGATTTGCCAGTCAATCCTGAACCTACTTTCTTTCCTCGTCCACCTATTCCTGAAATTGGCATTTCTACCGATGAAAACGGCGAATACTCTCTTCATTTACCCCCTGGTAATTATAATTTTAATATCATAGATAATGGCGAAGCGATATTAACTGAGAATGTCAACATTAAAAGAGGCGAAAAGGAGAAGCGGTTGGATTTTACGATTGATCCTTAAAATAACACATTATGAATGATTATCTATATTACCTATCACTAGCGTTGCATAAAACTTAATCCCGTTTGTCAAATTGGAGGAAAATGGGCGCCCCTCATTTTCATTAAATATATCGAACATTCCGAATACGTTCTTTTAATTCAAGAACTAAAAGGGCTAGTTGGCTTAAAAGTAGCCCATGATCCACATTGTCACAATATTCTACTTTGTTTAGATAACTTCCATTACATCAGCGTACAGACCTTCAATACTCTCCATTCCTTCTTCTTCTAACTGTTTTACGAACTGGCGAAACTCCTCTTCAGGATCAACACGACGCCTGCCACGGCTAGTACGCGTTGGCTTTCGATGAAGTAACTGAATCAAATCCAGTAAAGGTTTGAAGAGGGTATCACGCACATGTTGTAACAATCGGAACAAAGTGTGTGGTGACTTGGTTCGCTGTTGTAACAACCGCAGGAGACAGTAGGTGATGAGAGCGATCCATATTTGGTTATATACGGCACGCTCACTCTGTCCGTAAAACTTTTTGATCTGAAGGTGCTGTTTTGCCCACTTGAAAAATAGTTCTATCTGCCAGCGTTTGCGGTACAACTCACCAATCTCTTCTGCGCTCCGCCCCCAATCGTTGGTGATCAGTTGAATGAGCTTGCCTTTGCTGTGTGCCGGACAAATAGTCTTCCGTCTAATGTTTCTCGCACTTCGACACGGGTTTTGCGCGGGATGGTTTGTTGGTGATCCGAGCGATCTATTGTGTAGGTTTTTCCTTTGTAAGCAATTGTTTCTCCGGTTCCCAGAGTACGCTTTTCACGGTAGCAAAGAATTAGATCCAACGCTTGTCCTTGTTCCAAAGGGACAAACGCACTTTCTGGGTCACGCGGTTCAACCGCAAACTGTTCGTTATGCGCTTTGATCAACTCCGGCAGCACCGTGTTGGCCTCCTCAATGGTGTCGATGCCCCGGAGGCGCAACTCGACAATCCAACGGTCTTGTAGCGTTTGGAACAGCCGTTCAATCCGTCCCTTGGCTTGTGGTGTTAAGGCTTTGATATGAGTCACACCTAACTCTTCAAGGGCTTGTCCGAATTGCGACAAAGGAACGGGTTCTCCCGCCAATTCCTGCTCGATCGTTTGCTTCTCGTTAGGGGAACGGAAAATCATATGGCGATCCGAATACACACTCATCGGGAATGCCAGTTTGCTCAATCATCTGTCGTGTCAGCCTAAAATAGCCCTCGGTGTCCTCCTGTGGCCGGAAAAGAGCAGCCACGACTTTTCCAGTGGCATCATCAATGGCGGCAAGAAGGGACATCGGTTCCGCTCGATCTTCCAACCAAGGGTGAGGGCTCCCGTCCATTTGGACTAACATGCCGGCTTGTGGCTTTCGCTCACGTGGCCGGTGCACGTTAGCCGGACGCCGTTTGCGTTTCGGTTTGATGCCGGCCTCAGAGCGAATGCGACGCACGGTTGACGGACTGACGTGAATTCCTTCGTACTTGGCCAACAATTCGGCAAAATGCACATCATTACACCCTTGATACGCATCGCTTTGGTGGAGCTCCAGAATTCTTTGACGTGTATTGTCAGACAGTGCGT includes the following:
- a CDS encoding aspartate aminotransferase family protein, encoding MMMVTGGLTDSAVKGSSEAYERACQVLPGGVTANIKYFAPHPIVMKRACGSKLFDVDGHAYIDYMLCYGALITGHGHPRVLQAITDQMKEIGTTVFGTPHELEAELAEKLTDFYPGVDMVRFTNSGLEATLLAIRIAKAFTGKEKIAKFEGHYHGGYNQVLFSVHPDLNRAGESDHPTPVPESTGMSAHDRTQTVILPFNNLEATERLLRRHADELAAVILEPVQGGFIPAELDFIHGLRKVTEELNIVLIFDEVKTGFRVSLGGAQKVYGVKPDLTALGKVLGGGFPIGAVGGKKEMMQMTDPRRGRDILSAVHSESDETDVLFHSGTYNGHPIVLAAGLATIRILEEKGTLDDLSAKTERLRRMLEEVYLRYGVPMQTLGWGSIFNIVLTNRPVKNYRDMHQDNQALRKALDYELLRLGIYVKPLNRYSMSTAHVEADIERTVEAHESALKKIVPRHPAR
- a CDS encoding glycerate kinase, whose amino-acid sequence is MRFVVAPDSFKGSLTAVEVGRLIEKALLREMPDAHVDVVPMADGGEGTVESFLFAVEGQRLDLSATGPTGERIPTFYGLLHDGETAVIEVAAVAGLTLVPEGKRNPLYLTTYGVGECLLHALDQGVKRIVVGLGGSATNDGGLGMLQALGVTFRDGDGKRVEPFAASLSRVQFVDYGTIDPRIKEVDVRVACDVDNPLCGPRGATHVFGPQKGLRPNQLERVDADLASYAERVEAHVNQAFQHHPGAGAAGGLGFAMLSIGASLESGAALVAETVGMKERLRSADWLVTGEGKTDSQTLHGKVPYYLAKLAKECGTPTILMSGSLAGDVEPLYDVFASMHAIPRGPMTLEEALGQAEALIYDKARNIARLLNVQHKR
- a CDS encoding biotin transporter BioY, which gives rise to MGSRRLRMQMMAALFAGITAACAQIAFPVPFSPVPFTGQTLAVALAATILGARYGALSMLIYTLMGAVGMRVFAEFSGGLHVLVGPTGGFIFGFILGAYVTGKTIELHRNPGFLWAVFANAVGLVIIFAAGTAQLKFVADLGWREAALAGVVPFIPTGVLKVVLASAVGIVVRRRLQHMGVLHQPVRQKTA
- a CDS encoding MurR/RpiR family transcriptional regulator, with the protein product MKQTDVYRHIAAQRPHMSKSQKKIAEYILENPNTVPFYTVSKLAKMTGVSEATIVRFATFLGYSGYPEMQQYMLDSVEKQLTTAERLEMSKSVYNEEEKGIYEIFQDDIANIKTTMETLDVTALQRAADTLLSRDKIYIVASRSAVSLGFFLHYYLDMMLGNCEMVQAADSVYERLESLNQNDVVVGLSFARYTRKTIDIVSFAKDRGAATIAITDNLLSPLVPFSDITLLSSSQMPTFLDSFVGPLSLINALIAYVGKQKGQELHRRLNKLEDIWERFDVFYHKEEDKNTIKK
- a CDS encoding DUF2179 domain-containing protein, which codes for MGIVLFILVVQVAYVSISTLRLIIMMKGNRSLASLISFVEVFIYILGLSAVLANMDTWYNLVVYCLGFAIGVYTGSLIEEKMAMGYIMVQVTTRRDDSDMAPKLRKEGFGVTAWSAEGLAGERLVLNVLTKRSRQRELLQKVQEIDPQAFVISFEPKTFVGGFWVKRVQ
- a CDS encoding KamA family radical SAM protein — encoded protein: MAQPKYITNIDRITQIPAAEREKLKQITEKFVFRVNDYYLSLIDWDDPNDPIRKLVIPNTGELSEEYGRWDASDEDTNYVVPGCQHKYKTTALLICSEVCGAYCRYCFRKRLFRHDVKEAMSDVEPGLKYISEHPEINNVLLTGGDPLILATKKIKMILERLRAIDHVKIIRIGSKLPVFNPMRIYEDEELLQVIRQHSSPEKRIYIMAHVNHPREITEQARKCFQALHDAGAIVVNQTPVLKGINDDPDVLGELLDKLSWAGVTPYYFFVNRPVRGNHDFVLTLEEVYNIVEQAKAKTSGLGKRVRLSMSHTSGKIEILAIENGKAYLKYHQSRDGNYGKFMVLDCPKDATWFDDLPGNEKYWKKPEKKVEEIVSVNELSDIPQKKRVGSAAAAK
- a CDS encoding carboxypeptidase-like regulatory domain-containing protein — its product is MKKYNTIILAIIFTLNLALFGCSFTSGDVHDQVTVVGQITNKKGEPIPDLPVNPEPTFFPRPPIPEIGISTDENGEYSLHLPPGNYNFNIIDNGEAILTENVNIKRGEKEKRLDFTIDP
- a CDS encoding trypsin-like serine peptidase, translated to MLFSKVFRMLFVFTLLVASLTGFQVFDVPPKVYAAESQSPHTPIASDDSNYFSDVNPPKDAIIKEKNGFLSPGFSGSGTPGGQKLQTPKTSQIKHIDSPIDTSDIIGVDDRLRVSDTTLYPYRAIVHIQSSLGTCSGWLIGPSTIATAGHCVYDDINNVWASGVTVYPGRDGNKFPYGSVPAYRLFTVTGWTEGNREYDYGAIQLSEPVGNTTGYFGFRSTPASLNDIIVNLSGYPSDKPSGTQWQHSNRIVQSEDRQLFYPIDTFRGQSGSPVYEFNNPDCAGPCGLAIHAYGRYGGSSFNRGTRINSDVFDNLVTWINYPEPE
- a CDS encoding class I fructose-bisphosphate aldolase; this translates as MIEQIRHYLGDEADDLLHHECKTIPKEQLVLPSPNFVDDVVANSDRNNQVLKNLQWMFNTGRLAHTGYLSILPVDQGIEHSGGASFAKNPAYFDPENIVKLAIEGGCNAVASTYGVLGAVSRKYAHKIPFVVKINHNELLSYPNAYDQILFASVKQCWEMGAAGIGATIYFGSKESNRQIQEISEAFQYAHELGMFTILWCYLRNEHFKVDGTDYHTAADLTGQANHLGVTIEADIIKQKLPTLNGGYKAIRAASGKSYGKTDERMYTELTTDHPIDLTRYQVANGYMGRAGLINSGGASGDNDFADAVKTAVINKRAGGMGLISGRKAFQRPMREGVKLLHAIQDVYLCDEVTIS